Proteins from a genomic interval of Treponema brennaborense DSM 12168:
- a CDS encoding DUF3276 family protein: protein MGARGELFTTQVMLENRSYFFNVKENRTGDVFLQVVESKSKNGEDFDRHAIVVFADDMQKFFKGLDESLTFIEKDRKERSKAAAERKAAKSAAGGKRIYKKPADDQERKSDGIKRTGKVHVVSKRQKSKEE, encoded by the coding sequence ATGGGCGCACGCGGCGAACTCTTTACCACTCAGGTTATGTTGGAAAACAGATCGTATTTTTTCAACGTAAAAGAAAACAGGACCGGCGATGTGTTTTTGCAGGTTGTAGAAAGCAAAAGCAAAAACGGTGAAGATTTTGACCGGCACGCGATCGTCGTATTTGCCGACGACATGCAGAAATTCTTCAAGGGCCTTGACGAATCGCTCACGTTCATTGAAAAAGACCGAAAAGAACGCTCGAAAGCGGCGGCCGAACGGAAAGCGGCAAAAAGTGCTGCCGGCGGAAAACGCATATACAAAAAACCCGCCGACGATCAGGAGCGCAAAAGCGACGGCATCAAGCGAACGGGAAAAGTGCACGTCGTTTCAAAACGCCAGAAATCGAAAGAAGAATAA